The DNA window TGAATAGAAAGCTACACTTGCGTCGCATAGACTAAAAATAGTCATGAAGCTTCAACTTTACCTCAATCGATACTCAGTATTTGAAAATGCCAAACAATTGCATAGTTTGGTCACAATGGTGCAAGTACAGCTTATATGCATCCCATGCACGTATCCCACAACTATGGAGGAGCCGACagtcaaataaaccaaaaaacataagttgataTGGTTGCAGAACTTATGTCTGCAATGTGGAAAATTAAAAGTTCGTTATCCGTTCTAAATATAGGAGGTGTAAAACGTAGTTTGTGATTTGCCGGTTGAGGAAGAATTCGAGGGCTACGATTTCTTCATCGACTTCACAAGATCAACCCCTTTGACTTCCAATTCGGAGAAGAAGCGCAAGCGATGCATACAAGGGCGGAGccagaattttttttatgggtGGGCTAGCTAAAAAATCTACCCTAAAAtcaaatgatatattttttgcTACACACATATTGTATGCAAAAATTTAAGTTTAACTTTAGCATTTGTATGCTTTAAAATTTGCTTGGTTTCACAATTGCAAATTgcaaaaattataataaatcaTCCGATTTCACATATATTTAGATGCAAACAcaagaaaaatatagaaaacTTAATACATGGACTATCTCAATTACAACTACGCAACtagcacaaaacaaaaccatgaaagtAGAAGTAAAGGCAatcttaaaataaatttaaaataaatgattgaaaatAACATAAAGCCCATTGAATCAAAGCTGGATAATCTTGAACAAAATGACATCACAATTTTCATGGTAAGTTTTATACTTTTTGTTGTGCTAAATACTCATTGGGctagtttcattaaaaaaataattcttATTGCACTTTTTATGTCTATTATATTAGACTATACACTAAAGTACATACATATTGCCACACTCTCCTAGACTACAGCCCACCGTAGCCTTTGGTGTGGCTCCGCTAGTGGAtgcataaacaaaaagaaaaaaagtcaaGAAAGATGATGGATTTGGGATCATCGAAATTAGGGTGGTCGTAACATGTTGAAATTAGGGTTGTCATAACATGTTGAAATATCCCACGTTGGTCGTATCTCTAAGAAAAGAGAAGCTTAAATATTATAACCCCACACCAACTAATACCGAGACATTTTATGATAAAACCTCACAATTGCCAGATTGTACAACAGATAATTACCTATCAAAACTCTAGAAGTGCCTTTGCATGCTGCTTTTGGGATTGCTGCAAATGGAGCAGTACAAGAGGAAGCTTGGAGTCCAAGTTTTACTGAGCAATTACTTGCTGAAACCCAAGACGTGTTTGCTCCGATTGCTTTTGGAATTACTGCAAATGGACCAGTACAAGAGGAAGCTTGGAGTCTAAGTTTCCCTGAGCAATACTTGCTGAAACCCAAGATGTGATTTTTCCAACCGCTTCTGATATCACGGCTGACAGAGGAGGAGTGGGGGAAGCTTGGAGTCCAACTATGGTTGAGAAATCGTTATTTCAAGGACAGCTACGGGGAATGATTTGTTTATCAATGCACCTATTATGTGAGATGTTAGTAAGTTTAGTTTTTTCTTCGAACATTTGTCCGATGCAACTCTTGCACTCTGACTCTCAGGAGGCAATGCACTAAAGCTTTGGGCAATCCTCGAAGGAGGAAAGAACCAATTTTGGAGCAAGACTGCTCTCCCAAACAGTTTTCCAAGTGTGTTAGATCACAGCAGGATGCCAATTCTGGCCAGCTGCTTCTGGGAAAAACTGTTGTCTCATCCTCTCAAGCAACTGAAGCTTTGTACCGCCCCGCCCTCTTGAAAAAAGTTGGGGGCTTATCTTTGTTCTGGGCATAAATGCACCATACGCATGGTCCAGAACATCATAGTTGATCAGGGTAGAGCTGTGAGTTGAAATTTAGTCTTGAAAAAGTGACGCACAGATAACTGTTCGTTGTTTTGATATGTAGTATTTATACTTGTCAAAAGATGATTTCGATAAGGAAATCTTTGCCAAAACCATAATATCAAATGCGACTAGATAGAATACCTTTGGTAAGTGTGACCAAGAGCTCAAGAATTTATTGGATATGGTCGTTATTTTCTGCTGATCTGTGTTGTTATATGTAGTGCTGATTGTTGTGTTGTTATATGTAGATCTTTTAACAAAAATCCAATTACCTTCAACTATATTTTTTGAAACTGATAAATGGACACGAGGTTtcgaaagaagatgaagattttCAGAAAGTTTAAGCCAAGGCCCCTCTTTTTTTTCCATTGACATGAGGGTAACAACTTGAGGTACTTTTGTTTAATTTGCAAGTTCTTGGCTGCGTACTTAATTAATCGTTTTGCAGAAACAAAGAATTAACAGTTTGAACACAAAAACGTTTCTGGTAGTTCAGCAAAGTTCATTCATGAGTTAAGGAAAATCATACGAGTTTTCGTTGATTAAAATTGACAAACAAAGTACAGTTTCTTCTGACCTGAATTCCACTGTTATCTAGAGTTTACATATTCCAAAACAACTctaaagtctctctctctccatataGTGTTTTAGCTATTAGCCAGCTAACCAATCTATCTGATCTTTTACCTGCTGCACTACATAAATTTAACAAAGTTCTTAGAACAGAGAATACATAAGGTGCAGATCAGTGGAACCTCACTAGTTTCCTCAGTTAATtcgaaacttatgctaagacgATAGCTTTTAAAAGATGCAGGCTTCCTTGAATACTATGCCCCACCTTGAAGCTTCATTCTTCGCAAAGAAAGGTATGCCAAGAGCCGGTATCCAAAAACCATGgctataagggcaccaatttcTGTTAAACCGCGGTCTGTGCTCAACCCATGAACAGTCGGTGTGATGTGTTCGTACTGCACCTTAAGAAGAATCCTGTATGTGTGGTAGTCGAAAGACATATACCGAATCCAAGATATGAACACCGGAACTTCCTACAACATTATGAACAATGTGTTAAAGACTTAAATATAATTTCCAATCTCAGGAATTATAATTTTCACTGATGATTTTGTTGACAAAatataggttttgaataaaggGTTGCATGCTTACTTTCACAAAGAACCCTCCAGCAAGCATGAACGTCATCACAGTTACTGACGCAAGAGTTGTGGCTTTCTTTAGGTCCATCAATGTAGCTCCGATAGCGAGTCCAAGTCCCTGTTCCGCATCCATTTGTAATTAGTTAACTATGGCAGTACAAATATTCATTGAATTTTCTCAACTAGTAGCTGAAAATAGGCATACCTGTGCTGCCACAATGCAGAGGAAAACTGTAAGCACGCTTAGGAAGAAGGTTTCAGCACTCGGCCTTAAGCCAGCCATGAAATATACAACGACGAGGAACATAACTGGTAGCATTAGATCAAGTGGGAGGTCACTAGTAGTCCTAGAAGCAAAATATGCACTTAATCTGTACATGTCAGCCGATCGTTCCTTCACCAGCATTGCTCTTTCTTGAGGAAATGTGAAGATTGCTGTGAAGACGGGTAAAAATCCCCAGAAAACAGAAATGAAGAAAAGCAGCCCTGCCTGCAATTTGGGGTTAAGTTTGTAGGTTTAGAACTGATTCTATACTCCATGAAGTGGCCAACTTTTTGTTAAGTAGTTGtgagcgtgtgtgtgtgtgtaaattgAGGAGGGTTTGAGTATcaaaggagagatttttcactgTGAGTCACACTAAAAATTTTCTTGTATTGAACGAGtcagttttatttatttgacaAGAAAAGGATTTACCTGATCCTCCCGGCCTTTGGGATTGTTAGCATCTGACTGCCACCAGAGCAAGCCCAAAATTATTGCGGTGGAGAGCACTTGGGTGAATCTCAACCAGCTGAAGTAGTCATGCCTCCTTTCTTTAATTCCTCTCCAGAACAAGATAGAAAATTGCTCCCACCAGCTTGTTCCCCATTCCCGCTTCGAAAATGACATCTTTGACTTCAGTTCCTCATCGATGGGAAGGGGAACCAtaagcttcttcttctcctcgtTTGCAACTCGTGTCTCGTATGACTCCACAAGATACTGCTTCCAAATAGAAACACCAGATAAGTATGCTTTCCATTTCTTGTTTGCAAAAAATCACTCGTGTCTCATAAAATTTACCTCATGCACAACTGCTGGAGATGGCTTTCCATTTCTTGTATCATCTGCTTCTGAACTTCCCATTTGCACTTTATCCTCTAATTCTGAAGGTACTGAAACATCATTTAAATTTCCGTTTGCAAGGTCTAGCAAGAACTCTGCTGGGTTCATGGCAATAAGCGGAGAACATCCTATGCATGAGAAGTACACCATTGCTTCTGATGCTTTTCCAAAGTAGAGCAAGCTTCCCTTCCCAAGAAGGATCAACTTGTCGAATTTGTGGAAGAGTCGACTTGATGGCTGGTGGATTGTTGTCACCACAGTCTTGCCAGCCTGCCACATAAACAAAGTTCACTTCTTTGTGTTCATATTACTAGTAGAGCATTGGCATCACTGAATGTCTATTCTAATTAAATACCTCTGCTATGTCTTGTAACATCTGACCAATTCGCAGTGCAGTTGTAGAATCCAAGCCGGAAGTTGGTTCATCCAGAAACAGAAGAGAAGGGTTGATTAGGATCTCATTGCCAATGcaaactctcttcctctctccaccTGATACCCCGCGGACAAAGGAGCCACCAATCATAGTGTCTTGGCACCTGTGCATATCAAGAATTTTTGCATGTTAGCGTTTTAATCTAGTAAGAAAATTGATACTTTCTAACATAGTCTTCGTCATATCTATATCTATCGATCAGTTAGTCCATTTATGACAATGCATAAAGGAATTCCAAAATCCAACAGAAACCGGTAGAAGAACTTACCTCTCTAAGCCTAGCTCACAGATGACATCTATCGCTCGTTTTTCCTTCTGCTCTTTTGTCAATGTCTTTGGCAGCCGTAGGAGGGCTGCATATGTCAATGTCTCTTTCACCGTAAGGTGAGGAAATAGAACGTCATCCTGAGTCACAAACCCTATCCTGCCATATGTTTCATGTTATGTATGAACACTAGAAACATAGTTTCTGTTTCTCCTAATCTATGTAATCATCAAGGTGAAAAAACTTGGTTCCAGATTCATACTTTCTCTTTAGGTACTTGGAATATGGCTGATCATTGTAAGTAATTGAACCGCCAACATTGGCTTGGCTTCCCCTGCCTCCAAGCAGATTAAGGAGGGTGGTCTTTCCACTTCCTGATGGTCCCATCAGGGCCAAAACTTCACCAGGGTTAACCAAACCAGCAATCCCGTTCAAGATATACTTCTCTTCAGTTGTCCTCATTCCTTTGAAAATGACCTTGTATGTCACATCTGTGAACTGAGATGAATAAACCACAGCAAGATTTAGCCTTCATTACTACGATTTATGACTAGCTAATTCTATACAATTCGAATTTTCGCAATGTCAAAAGATGATAATAACTTTCCAGGAGGATTAAAATATCAGACTGTCCATACCCTTCTTTCCTCAGATGCTTTTGGTGCACCTAAACCTTAATCAATGCCGGTTTCTAATCTAGTTTTCGAAGGGTGTAAAACCCGCGATTCGATTTGGTTCTAAGCAGATTACGTGATTTAGTTATATATGATGAACATGAAGCACCTTCTTTGGGTTGGAAAGAAAGGGCAAGTCTTGTACAAACAAGTCACCATATAGAATGAAGTTCTGTACAAGACTGAACCTGACCATGCTTATATATTGCTAGCCATGTTCTATGGACCGCCCTTTGATGTGTCTAGCTAGATGATCAATCTCCTTCCTTAGTTCCTTGCCTGCTCAAATAGACAGTAAGTATCACATCAATTTCTCATCGAGCAGTACGATTGAACACGTACAGGGTTTTTGAATCGTACACCAGTAGATGCAGTTCGCAAACATTGCAAGGGTTTTGGGataaaaaggagaaggaaagcaTACATGGAAAATATGGCAACTTGTAAGCTTGTAACTTGTGTACGTAAATACTTGGAAGGAAGAAAAACCTTGAGATATAATGGCAGTGTGGGTTCTGTTTGGAATTTTGGCTTCCTGGTGATGCCAGCTTCAAGATCTTCTGCTGCAATAacaattacacatctcattttaatattttaaaataggaaaaattagtatccggtccctagttcttactgttcattgactaagaccttattagttctcaaattttgattcaagtccctagcattaatgtgataatgaatttacatgtttattatataattttttaatataaaaattattaattaatttagggtttaatactcacacctctattaaacttctaattaattttcaattcaaacatttccaaaataataaaaaaaataaattaaattaagtttgtacctattagtttttttttatatataaaaagattctcaattttttaatcttaaatgtacccattcatataatttttcaatttttttaatcttaaatgtacccattctcaaatatatcaaaaatttgtatatgtaaaatgtaccctttttttaatataaaatcctttcaaattttttaatccatgtttaaacttatatgggtacattctttttcgttgatttgagaatgtatccatgttttggtacaataactttttttgttaattttggttaatgtacccatacatatatgtacacacacacaatataatagagagtataatttatattttattatttttaatcccataaattatggattttatttaaaatctcattaatataaacaattacaaatttcaatttttaatttttaatttaaaaaatatagtaacttacattattacattaatgtcaaggacctcaataaaaaactaaaaactaacaaggtttcaatcaaagaatattgatagctaaggaccgcatccaaagtgtccctttaAAATATCTCTTCTATCCTTGTTTTTACTTATAAacgaatatatataaatatatattttattaaactATAATTTAATGTCAAATAGATTTAGACATAGTATATTtacttcaaaattttatttctcttttgttcTCCATTAACAATAATCTTCCACATCCACGGGTTCttatttttagtatatatatatatattttgtatacaaatttatatttttaacctaataaataaaaaaaactgtaTTAATATCAAATCAATTATTCACGAATTTTAAATCTCTAATACTAAACTAATAACTATAGTAATAAGTAGCTTTAATATTTTAGTCTTGAGAATCTTCTTCAAGGCCAAAAATCTTACTtagaagagatttttcaatgtgaccgtcacatgggatggtacatcacgtgtcgcTATATAAATAGTAGGATATGTgcgttaaaaaattaataacttaaaaaaattctcacaacttacataaaaacatgtgATGTATTATCCGTGTTCccatcacaattaaaaatttctcattaCTTAGTAGACTACATGCCAAATTACTACATCCCATTAGACAAAAAACACATCATCAAGGATTAAAGTCTCAATTCACCCATATTCGGAACCAACATATGACTGGCTTTCCTTCAAGTCAAAAACATGATATCGGTTCTCAATTCAATCCAATCCTAACGTTTAAAAGAGAAGTAGAATAAAGAAAAATGGGGAATATATGGTTACACAAACAAGACAAGACAAGACTTGATACTTAATTTTATGTAATGcgtatgaaattttttaatttgatttaatgTATTCTCATTTAATTTTGGTAAAATGATGTTATAAAGATCAAATTTTTGGACCGTCTTTTGTAAATTACATGTATAACGATTGATAATTAAGcttatttttaaattctttaaAAAACATTCAACCACTAGCCATCATATCATATCATGCACACAACAAAATATGATCTAAAAATTTGTATATTTGTAAGTCTCCCTTCCATTTTCCATTTTGTACCATTTTCCATTTTTGTACGCAAGATTTCTTAATCAGTTTGTGGAAGGAAGACAGTTTTCCTGCATTATGGGAGCGGTGGGGCCCCGTTCTAACGAACTCCGTATTTTCATGTCACTGAAAAGCACTGTGTTCATCTTTTTTAAAGTCATAAGCTGCGTCTGTGGCCTCTTTACCTCTAGCCACCGACCAAGTACCGAGTGAACACCCCAATCATTTACTCAGAAGctcaccctttttttttctttttttttatttatttatttttttttttgtgtggggGTTTCAATGCTAATAGATGCATTTTAgttgttaaatttaattttcaaaactgtTAAATAATTTCCCGTTTTTATTAGGAGAGTGGAGAGTAACATGCACCAtaaatttacaaaataaaaataacaaacaaaGCCAAAAAATATTATATGCAAAAACATGTGTATACACATTACATATGCTCACCACACTCAAAATTATAAACTAACTAATATGCGAAATTTGACCTGCCCTTGTATATTAGCTCTTGTATTAGCATAATATTCCTcaacttagttttttttttaaatctttatATGCATGTGGGTGAAGAGCATACACCATATTAATTAACTGTTGAGACCTTTTTTGTGTGTGAAAATTACCAAGCACTTGCTTGAAATTTATTAAAGTGTTAAGTACTTACGTAAATCATCGTCGTCGCTGAAAGGCTTTGTGTCGGCGATATCATCAGCAGGCACAGTGAAGCCGGTGAAAGAGAACGAAAATCCTAAGCTGGCGCTAGAGGCGCGGCTTAAGGCAGCGCCGCTGCTGATCTCATCCATGTCCAGCTTCATTTGGGCGCTCCTGGACTTCCTGATGTGTGTGTTTTTGCCAACACTGCCACTACCACGCCCGGGTGACGCCCCCATCATGCGCCGGCTTGACTTCCTCGACAGTGTTGATCCGCCTTCAACCGTCGAAGTGGCTTCGCCCGGCGGAGGTGACTTCAACTCCGCGGCTATAGTTTCCACCAATTGTTCAGACTTGGTCCTTGCCAACCCAGATGAGTTTGGTTTCTCCATCTTTCACCAAAACAATGAGCACAGTTTAGTGAATTTCATGTGCATGCAGGTGATATATAATTGACCAAAAACGAGATGTACCTTTACTCAATGAGTGAATGTGATGCTAAAATTACACTTACAATTTGGAAAAATAGAAGCACCAATTTTTTGTTGGTAATGTTTTTGATGAGGTAGGTTTATATCTATAGTGCTAACAAAGTTTATACCGTGTAAAGTTGGAAATGAATACACACCACAAATCGGCACTTTAAGAGAGGAGCATAAATGATGACTTGTTAGAAATATAAAGAGAGAACTTTCTGGGACTCCACTAGAAAAATGGAGAGAGGAAAGGAAAAAGGAGGGGCGCATGGttcatatatatagatatacaaAAACCTAATTATGAATTAATCTTCCTTAATGTCCTTAGTGTGTatataaacaaattaaagaTCCAGATGTAGAAGAAAATAAGTTGGCCAGCATCACAATACACCTGTGGAAgttcaaaattaaaatgtaaTGGAACGTTCTAGTTGGGTTCATTTGCATCATAATATACTTGACATGGTAgcagtttatttttttttataatttttttttttggtcaactgGAGATTTTATAACCAAGTCCAAATGAATATCGTACAAAGATTATGCAAATGCAGGTAAAGAACCGCTTCATAAATGggaatttgaatatgattataaGGTAGCTAGGAAAAAGATAAGGGTAATCCAAATATATTTCCATACCTTGTTCTTAATTATTTGACAGAAGAGGAATGAGCTGAGAGTAAGAATTGCTACAAGGAGAGAGCCACTTTTGGTGTTTGGAGGTACGAAAATATGATGAGTTGGTCTCAACTGGTGTGTGTCCCTCTTCTTATAGAGGGAGCAATATGCAGTCAGAGAATGTGAATTACCGAAATACCCCTGATCTTGGCCATTATTTATCAAACTCATGTAATTCCTTAATATTGATAATAACTTGA is part of the Malus domestica chromosome 12, GDT2T_hap1 genome and encodes:
- the LOC103423228 gene encoding ABC transporter G family member 22 isoform X2, encoding MVRFSLVQNFILYGDLFVQDLPFLSNPKKFTDVTYKVIFKGMRTTEEKYILNGIAGLVNPGEVLALMGPSGSGKTTLLNLLGGRGSQANVGGSITYNDQPYSKYLKRKIGFVTQDDVLFPHLTVKETLTYAALLRLPKTLTKEQKEKRAIDVICELGLERCQDTMIGGSFVRGVSGGERKRVCIGNEILINPSLLFLDEPTSGLDSTTALRIGQMLQDIAEAGKTVVTTIHQPSSRLFHKFDKLILLGKGSLLYFGKASEAMVYFSCIGCSPLIAMNPAEFLLDLANGNLNDVSVPSELEDKVQMGSSEADDTRNGKPSPAVVHEYLVESYETRVANEEKKKLMVPLPIDEELKSKMSFSKREWGTSWWEQFSILFWRGIKERRHDYFSWLRFTQVLSTAIILGLLWWQSDANNPKGREDQAGLLFFISVFWGFLPVFTAIFTFPQERAMLVKERSADMYRLSAYFASRTTSDLPLDLMLPVMFLVVVYFMAGLRPSAETFFLSVLTVFLCIVAAQGLGLAIGATLMDLKKATTLASVTVMTFMLAGGFFVKEVPVFISWIRYMSFDYHTYRILLKVQYEHITPTVHGLSTDRGLTEIGALIAMVFGYRLLAYLSLRRMKLQGGA
- the LOC103423228 gene encoding ABC transporter G family member 22 isoform X5, translating into MRTTEEKYILNGIAGLVNPGEVLALMGPSGSGKTTLLNLLGGRGSQANVGGSITYNDQPYSKYLKRKIGFVTQDDVLFPHLTVKETLTYAALLRLPKTLTKEQKEKRAIDVICELGLERCQDTMIGGSFVRGVSGGERKRVCIGNEILINPSLLFLDEPTSGLDSTTALRIGQMLQDIAEAGKTVVTTIHQPSSRLFHKFDKLILLGKGSLLYFGKASEAMVYFSCIGCSPLIAMNPAEFLLDLANGNLNDVSVPSELEDKVQMGSSEADDTRNGKPSPAVVHEYLVESYETRVANEEKKKLMVPLPIDEELKSKMSFSKREWGTSWWEQFSILFWRGIKERRHDYFSWLRFTQVLSTAIILGLLWWQSDANNPKGREDQAGLLFFISVFWGFLPVFTAIFTFPQERAMLVKERSADMYRLSAYFASRTTSDLPLDLMLPVMFLVVVYFMAGLRPSAETFFLSVLTVFLCIVAAQGLGLAIGATLMDLKKATTLASVTVMTFMLAGGFFVKEVPVFISWIRYMSFDYHTYRILLKVQYEHITPTVHGLSTDRGLTEIGALIAMVFGYRLLAYLSLRRMKLQGGA
- the LOC103423228 gene encoding ABC transporter G family member 22 isoform X4 yields the protein MFTDVTYKVIFKGMRTTEEKYILNGIAGLVNPGEVLALMGPSGSGKTTLLNLLGGRGSQANVGGSITYNDQPYSKYLKRKIGFVTQDDVLFPHLTVKETLTYAALLRLPKTLTKEQKEKRAIDVICELGLERCQDTMIGGSFVRGVSGGERKRVCIGNEILINPSLLFLDEPTSGLDSTTALRIGQMLQDIAEAGKTVVTTIHQPSSRLFHKFDKLILLGKGSLLYFGKASEAMVYFSCIGCSPLIAMNPAEFLLDLANGNLNDVSVPSELEDKVQMGSSEADDTRNGKPSPAVVHEYLVESYETRVANEEKKKLMVPLPIDEELKSKMSFSKREWGTSWWEQFSILFWRGIKERRHDYFSWLRFTQVLSTAIILGLLWWQSDANNPKGREDQAGLLFFISVFWGFLPVFTAIFTFPQERAMLVKERSADMYRLSAYFASRTTSDLPLDLMLPVMFLVVVYFMAGLRPSAETFFLSVLTVFLCIVAAQGLGLAIGATLMDLKKATTLASVTVMTFMLAGGFFVKEVPVFISWIRYMSFDYHTYRILLKVQYEHITPTVHGLSTDRGLTEIGALIAMVFGYRLLAYLSLRRMKLQGGA
- the LOC103423228 gene encoding ABC transporter G family member 22 isoform X3 — protein: MEKPNSSGLARTKSEQLVETIAAELKSPPPGEATSTVEGGSTLSRKSSRRMMGASPGRGSGSVGKNTHIRKSRSAQMKLDMDEISSGAALSRASSASLGFSFSFTGFTVPADDIADTKPFSDDDDLPEDLEAGITRKPKFQTEPTLPLYLKFTDVTYKVIFKGMRTTEEKYILNGIAGLVNPGEVLALMGPSGSGKTTLLNLLGGRGSQANVGGSITYNDQPYSKYLKRKIGFVTQDDVLFPHLTVKETLTYAALLRLPKTLTKEQKEKRAIDVICELGLERCQDTMIGGSFVRGVSGGERKRVCIGNEILINPSLLFLDEPTSGLDSTTALRIGQMLQDIAEAGKTVVTTIHQPSSRLFHKFDKLILLGKGSLLYFGKASEAMVYFSCIGCSPLIAMNPAEFLLDLANGNLNDVSVPSELEDKVQMGSSEADDTRNGKPSPAVVHEYLVESYETRVANEEKKKLMVPLPIDEELKSKMSFSKREWGTSWWEQFSILFWRGIKERRHDYFSWLRFTQVLSTAIILGLLWWQSDANNPKGREDQAGLLFFISVFWGFLPVFTAIFTFPQERAMLVKERSADMYRLSAYFASRTTSDLPLDLMLPVMFLVVVYFMAGLRPSAETFFLSVLTVFLCIVAAQGLGLAIGATLMDLKKATTLASVTVMTFMLAGGFFVKEVPVFISWIRYMSFDYHTYRILLKVQYEHITPTVHGLSTDRGLTEIGALIAMVFGYRLLAYLSLRRMKLQGGA
- the LOC103423228 gene encoding ABC transporter G family member 22 isoform X1 is translated as MEKPNSSGLARTKSEQLVETIAAELKSPPPGEATSTVEGGSTLSRKSSRRMMGASPGRGSGSVGKNTHIRKSRSAQMKLDMDEISSGAALSRASSASLGFSFSFTGFTVPADDIADTKPFSDDDDLQDLEAGITRKPKFQTEPTLPLYLKFTDVTYKVIFKGMRTTEEKYILNGIAGLVNPGEVLALMGPSGSGKTTLLNLLGGRGSQANVGGSITYNDQPYSKYLKRKIGFVTQDDVLFPHLTVKETLTYAALLRLPKTLTKEQKEKRAIDVICELGLERCQDTMIGGSFVRGVSGGERKRVCIGNEILINPSLLFLDEPTSGLDSTTALRIGQMLQDIAEAGKTVVTTIHQPSSRLFHKFDKLILLGKGSLLYFGKASEAMVYFSCIGCSPLIAMNPAEFLLDLANGNLNDVSVPSELEDKVQMGSSEADDTRNGKPSPAVVHEYLVESYETRVANEEKKKLMVPLPIDEELKSKMSFSKREWGTSWWEQFSILFWRGIKERRHDYFSWLRFTQVLSTAIILGLLWWQSDANNPKGREDQAGLLFFISVFWGFLPVFTAIFTFPQERAMLVKERSADMYRLSAYFASRTTSDLPLDLMLPVMFLVVVYFMAGLRPSAETFFLSVLTVFLCIVAAQGLGLAIGATLMDLKKATTLASVTVMTFMLAGGFFVKEVPVFISWIRYMSFDYHTYRILLKVQYEHITPTVHGLSTDRGLTEIGALIAMVFGYRLLAYLSLRRMKLQGGA